One window from the genome of Heptranchias perlo isolate sHepPer1 unplaced genomic scaffold, sHepPer1.hap1 HAP1_SCAFFOLD_553, whole genome shotgun sequence encodes:
- the LOC137315673 gene encoding uncharacterized protein, producing PEPQTRPSQTRAPRPEPPAQTLQTRAPDQTLPDQSPQTRPSQTRAPRPDPPRPEPPDQSPQPRPSQTRAPRPEPPAQTRAPRPEPPDQTLPDQSPQTRAPRPEPPDQTLPAQSPPPRAPRPEPPAQSPQTRAPAQTLPARAPRPEPPDQSPQPRPSQPRAPSPDPPSPEPPAQTLPAQSPQPRPSQPRAPSPDPPRPEPPAQSPQTRAPSPDPPSPEPPAQTLPDQSPPPRAPRPEPPDQSPQPRPSQPRAPSPDPPRPEPPAQSPQPRPSQTRAPSPEPPAQSPQPRAPSPEPPDQSPQTRPSQTRAPRPEPPDQSPQTRAPRPDPPRPEPPDQSPQTRPSQTRAPRPEPPDQTLPDQSPPPRPSQTRAPRPEPPPRAPASNEIQHQQRSRAEKQDKRNRME from the coding sequence ACCAGAGCCCCAGACCAGACCCTCCCAGACCAGAGCCCCCAGACCAGAGCCCCCAGCCCAGACCCTCCAGACCAGAGCCCCAGACCAGACCCTCCCAGACCAGAGCCCCCAGACCAGACCCTCCCAGACCAGAGCCCCCAGACCAGACCCTCCCAGACCAGAGCCCCCAGACCAGAGCCCCCAGCCCAGACCCTCCCAGACCAGAGCCCCCAGACCAGAGCCCCCAGCCCAGACCAGAGCCCCCAGACCAGAGCCCCCAGACCAGACCCTCCCAGACCAGAGCCCCCAGACCAGAGCCCCCAGACCAGAGCCCCCAGACCagaccctcccagcccagagccccCCGCCCAGAGCCCCCAGACCAGAGCCCCCCGCCCAGAGCCCCCAGACCAGAGCCCCAGCCCAGACCCTCCCAGCCAGAGCCCCCCGCCCAGAGCCCCCAGACCAGAGCCCCCAGCCCagaccctcccagcccagagccccCAGCCCagaccctcccagcccagagccccCAGCCCagaccctcccagcccagagccccCAGCCCagaccctcccagcccagagccccCAGCCCAGACCCTCCCAGACCAGAGCCCCCCGCCCAGAGCCCCCAGACCAGAGCCCCCAGCCCagaccctcccagcccagagccccCAGCCCAGACCCTCCCAGACCAGAGCCCCCCGCCCAGAGCCCCCCGCCCAGAGCCCCCAGACCAGAGCCCCCAGCCCagaccctcccagcccagagccccCAGCCCAGACCCTCCCAGACCAGAGCCCCCCGCCCAGAGCCCCCAGCCCAGACCCTCCCAGACCAGAGCCCCCAGCCCAGAGCCCCCAGCCCAGAGCCCCCAGCCCAGAGCCCCCAGCCCAGAGCCCCCAGACCAGAGCCCCCAGACCAGACCCTCCCAGACCAGAGCCCCCAGACCAGAGCCCCCAGACCAGAGCCCCCAGACCAGAGCCCCCAGACCAGACCCTCCCAGACCAGAGCCCCCAGACCAGAGCCCCCAGACCAGACCCTCCCAGACCAGAGCCCCCAGACCAGAGCCCCCAGACCAGACCCTCCCAGACCAGAGCCCCCCGCCCAGACCCTCCCAGACCAGAGCCCCCAGACCAGAGCCCCCGCCCAGAGCCCCAGCCTCCAACGAGATCCAGCACCAGCAGCGGAGCAGGGCGGAGAAACAGGACAAGAGAAACCGAATGgaatga